A genomic segment from Nicotiana tabacum cultivar K326 chromosome 7, ASM71507v2, whole genome shotgun sequence encodes:
- the LOC107775237 gene encoding DELLA protein RGL1-like, with translation MEAKKRGDHAEEKQESVVLSSAPTIMKIARQRLLNHIAQKSDAYSIIFNPPTANSGLSPELEQDLDLAELLQASAQLVATRKFDRATKFLSLCDQSASAAGTPVQRVVYYFADALQHRIDREIGKMPITREADIEAYSNDVEELVMDLEPAVFAKRPLFPYRQVTSFTGIQAILDSTKTAKRVHLIDLCIKSGSHWTTFMQTLADRDECPLKHLKISSVGRSKKKMEDVGRRLSAFAAETLNISFSFKTVVSDLRNLKSESFEVEADEVVAVYSDVILWTMLAWPNDMDSLMEVIKSLNPCIIVLVEGIANTYLPDFIDSFNETLYYFSALTDCSEVLHKGVPIYEGFYIQKVIRNMITYHGEENVPRHGNLKVWRDLFAKFGMVETDLSHLSLIEASLLFDKSEFRGLCTCELDEKCLVIRWKKTPMICVSAWKFQH, from the coding sequence ATGGAAGCGAAAAAACGCGGTGATCATGCTGAAGAGAAACAAGAATCTGTAGTGCTATCATCAGCTCCCACAATCATGAAAATAGCAAGACAAAGATTACTCAATCATATCGCGCAGAAATCTGATGCTTACTCCATCATTTTTAATCCCCCTACTGCCAATTCTGGTCTGTCTCCTGAACTAGAGCAGGATTTGGACTTAGCTGAACTACTTCAAGCTTCTGCTCAACTGGTTGCAACTCGAAAATTTGACCGTGCTACAAAGTTTCTAAGCTTGTGTGACCAGTCTGCTTCTGCTGCAGGTACTCCAGTCCAAAGAGTTGTGTATTATTTTGCTGACGCTCTTCAGCACAGAATCGATAGGGAGATAGGGAAAATGCCAATTACTAGAGAAGCAGATATTGAAGCGTATTCTAATGACGTAGAAGAGCTTGTCATGGATTTAGAACCTGCTGTATTTGCAAAAAGACCATTGTTTCCTTATCGCCAGGTCACTTCATTCACCGGAATACAAGCTATATTAGACAGTACAAAGACTGCAAAAAGGGTTCATTTGATTGATCTATGTATAAAAAGCGGATCACATTGGACAACATTTATGCAAACTCTAGCTGATCGAGACGAATGCCCACTCAAGCATCTAAAAATAAGTTCTGTTGGAAGGTCTAAAAAGAAGATGGAAGATGTAGGGAGAAGATTGTCAGCTTTTGCTGCTGAGACATTAAACATATCATTTTCCTTCAAAACAGTTGTGTCAGACCTGAGGAATCTTAAATCTGAGTCTTTTGAAGTAGAGGCTGATGAAGTTGTCGCAGTTTACTCAGATGTCATTCTTTGGACCATGTTAGCATGGCCTAACGATATGGATTCTTTGATGGAGGTTATTAAAAGCCTTAATCCTTGCATAATTGTGCTCGTCGAGGGAATAGCAAACACATATCTACCCGATTTTATAGATTCTTTCAATGAAACTTTATATTACTTTAGTGCATTAACTGATTGTTCTGAGGTTCTCCACAAGGGTGTACCAATATATGAAGGATTTTACATACAAAAAGTTATCAGAAATATGATAACATATCATGGAGAAGAGAACGTTCCCCGCCATGGGAATCTTAAAGTGTGGAGGGACTTATTTGCCAAGTTTGGTATGGTGGAAACAGACCTGAGCCATTTATCCTTGATCGAAGCAAGTTTACTGTTTGATAAGTCAGAGTTCCGCGGATTATGCACCTGTGAGTTGGATGAGAAATGTCTAGTTATCAGGTGGAAAAAAACTCCAATGATCTGTGTTTCTGCTTGGAAGTTCCAACACTGA